In Phreatobacter aquaticus, a single genomic region encodes these proteins:
- a CDS encoding twin transmembrane helix small protein, whose translation MSISMLVPVAIGAVAIVLLLGLLNMVRDGSPSTSQTLMRWRVGLQFVAIIVIVAAIWFKAG comes from the coding sequence ATGTCGATCTCCATGCTGGTTCCCGTCGCCATCGGGGCCGTCGCCATCGTTCTCCTCCTCGGCCTCCTCAACATGGTGCGCGACGGCTCGCCTTCGACGTCGCAGACGCTGATGCGCTGGCGCGTTGGGCTGCAGTTCGTCGCCATCATCGTGATCGTGGCTGCCATCTGGTTCAAGGCCGGCTGA
- a CDS encoding cob(I)yrinic acid a,c-diamide adenosyltransferase — MVKLNKIYTRTGDDGTTGLASGDRRLKFDLRVEAYGTVDETNSAIGLARLHTAEAPLVDAMLMRIQNDLFDLGADLATPDTGEPLGYEPLRIVAAQVSRIETEIDQLNAELDPLKSFILPGGSPASAYLHLARTISRRAERIMVELARQPDEKVSRQALEYINRISDFLFVAARFLNDRGTSDVLWVPGKNR; from the coding sequence ATGGTCAAGCTCAACAAGATCTATACCCGCACGGGCGATGACGGCACGACGGGGCTTGCCAGCGGCGATCGCCGGCTGAAGTTCGATCTGCGGGTCGAGGCCTATGGCACGGTCGACGAGACCAATTCCGCCATCGGCCTGGCGCGCCTGCACACAGCCGAGGCGCCGCTGGTGGACGCCATGCTGATGCGCATCCAGAACGATCTGTTCGATCTCGGCGCGGATCTCGCGACCCCCGACACGGGCGAGCCACTGGGTTACGAGCCGCTCAGGATCGTTGCCGCCCAGGTGAGCCGGATCGAGACCGAGATCGACCAGCTGAACGCCGAACTGGATCCCTTGAAGAGCTTCATCCTGCCCGGCGGCTCGCCGGCATCGGCCTATCTGCATCTTGCCCGCACCATCAGCCGGCGGGCCGAGCGGATCATGGTCGAACTTGCTCGCCAGCCGGACGAAAAGGTGTCGCGACAGGCGCTCGAATATATCAATCGTATCTCGGATTTCCTGTTCGTGGCGGCCCGTTTCCTCAATGATCGCGGAACGAGCGACGTGCTCTGGGTGCCAGGCAAGAACCGGTGA
- the parE gene encoding DNA topoisomerase IV subunit B, producing the protein MDDSNDLFGGSEAKPAPAAPVRAKPEPVRVEATKPAAKAGASTPGEAGYTASAIEVLEGLEPVRRRPGMYIGGTDEKALHHLFAEVIDNAMDEAVAGHATFIDVELGLDGSLSVTDNGRGIPIDPHPKFPDKSALEVIMCTLHAGGKFDSKVYETSGGLHGVGVSVVNALSIELDVEVARGQMLYRQRFSRGIPQTGLEELGRVQNRRGTKVRFLPDPEIFKDGHQFKAARLFKMARSKAYLFGGVEIRWSCAPELVKGTDTPEKAVLRFPGGLKDYLGATLTGASMVHPDLFAGKLDRHGHGSVEWAIGWVADQDGFISSYCNTIPTPDGGTHEQGLRIAMLRGLKDHAERTGNAKRAAQITAEDILVGCGIMLSVFIREPEFQGQTKDKLATGEASRIVDQAIKDPFDHWLAGNPNQANRLLDWVVDRAEERLRRRAEKEVNRKTAVRKLRLPGKLADCSNNQAAGSEIFIVEGDSAGGSAKQARDRQTQAVLPLRGKILNVASAGRDKLAQNQQLSDLIQALGCGTGSHYADEDLRYEKVVIMTDADVDGAHIASLLITFFYRQMPRLVDNGHLYLAVPPLYRLTQGGKTLYARDDAHKDELLNSAFKGNQKVEIGRFKGLGEMMPAQLKETTMDRKVRTLLQVRVVPEERPETNDSVERLMGVKAEPRFAFIQERAEFAQELDI; encoded by the coding sequence ATGGACGATTCCAATGATCTGTTTGGCGGCTCGGAGGCGAAACCCGCCCCGGCGGCGCCTGTACGGGCCAAACCCGAACCTGTCAGGGTAGAAGCCACGAAGCCCGCAGCGAAGGCCGGCGCCTCGACACCCGGCGAAGCCGGCTACACCGCGTCTGCCATCGAGGTGCTCGAGGGCCTGGAGCCAGTGCGCCGCCGGCCCGGCATGTATATTGGCGGCACGGATGAGAAGGCGTTGCACCACCTCTTCGCCGAGGTGATCGACAATGCGATGGACGAGGCCGTCGCCGGCCATGCCACCTTCATCGATGTCGAACTCGGCCTCGATGGGTCGCTCTCCGTCACCGACAACGGCCGCGGCATTCCGATCGACCCCCATCCGAAATTCCCGGACAAGTCGGCGCTCGAAGTCATCATGTGCACGCTCCATGCGGGTGGCAAATTCGACTCGAAGGTCTATGAGACGTCGGGCGGCCTGCACGGCGTCGGCGTATCGGTGGTCAATGCGCTCTCCATCGAACTCGATGTCGAGGTGGCGCGCGGCCAGATGCTCTATCGCCAGCGCTTTTCGCGTGGCATCCCCCAGACCGGTCTCGAAGAGCTGGGACGCGTCCAGAACCGGCGCGGCACTAAGGTGCGCTTCCTGCCTGACCCGGAAATCTTCAAGGATGGCCATCAGTTCAAGGCGGCGCGCCTGTTCAAGATGGCCCGCTCCAAGGCCTATCTGTTTGGCGGCGTCGAAATCCGCTGGTCCTGCGCACCGGAACTGGTCAAGGGAACCGACACGCCGGAAAAGGCGGTCCTCCGCTTTCCGGGCGGCCTGAAGGACTATCTGGGCGCGACGCTCACCGGCGCCTCCATGGTCCATCCGGACCTGTTCGCCGGCAAGCTCGACCGCCACGGCCATGGCTCGGTGGAATGGGCGATCGGCTGGGTCGCCGACCAGGACGGCTTCATCTCGTCCTATTGCAACACGATCCCGACACCCGATGGCGGCACCCATGAACAGGGTCTGCGCATCGCCATGCTGCGCGGCCTGAAGGACCATGCCGAGCGCACCGGCAATGCCAAGCGCGCGGCACAGATCACCGCCGAGGACATTCTCGTCGGCTGCGGCATCATGCTGTCGGTGTTCATCCGCGAGCCGGAATTCCAGGGCCAGACCAAGGACAAGCTGGCAACGGGTGAGGCCTCGCGCATCGTCGACCAGGCGATCAAGGATCCGTTCGATCACTGGCTCGCCGGCAATCCCAACCAGGCCAATCGCCTGCTCGACTGGGTTGTGGACCGGGCCGAGGAGCGGCTGCGCCGTCGCGCCGAGAAGGAAGTCAACCGCAAGACCGCCGTGCGCAAGCTGCGCCTTCCGGGCAAGCTCGCCGATTGCTCCAACAATCAGGCGGCGGGTTCGGAGATCTTCATCGTCGAGGGCGACTCGGCCGGCGGCTCCGCCAAGCAGGCCCGCGACCGCCAGACCCAGGCCGTGCTGCCGCTCCGCGGCAAGATCCTGAACGTCGCCTCTGCGGGCCGCGACAAACTTGCCCAGAACCAGCAGCTCTCCGACCTCATCCAGGCGCTCGGCTGCGGCACCGGCTCCCATTATGCCGATGAGGACCTGCGCTACGAGAAGGTCGTGATCATGACCGACGCCGATGTCGACGGCGCCCATATCGCGAGCCTCCTGATCACCTTCTTCTACAGACAGATGCCCCGCCTGGTCGACAACGGCCACCTCTATCTGGCCGTGCCGCCGCTTTACCGGCTGACCCAGGGCGGCAAGACGCTCTATGCCCGCGACGATGCCCATAAGGACGAGCTTCTCAACTCGGCCTTCAAGGGTAACCAGAAGGTCGAGATCGGACGGTTCAAAGGCCTCGGCGAGATGATGCCGGCGCAGCTGAAGGAAACCACCATGGACCGCAAGGTGCGCACCCTCCTGCAGGTGCGCGTGGTGCCCGAGGAACGCCCAGAGACCAATGATTCGGTCGAGCGGCTGATGGGCGTGAAGGCCGAGCCACGGTTCGCCTTCATCCAGGAACGCGCCGAATTCGCCCAGGAACTGGATATCTGA
- the phaC gene encoding class I poly(R)-hydroxyalkanoic acid synthase has product MDVERLSTNVARFVELGGKALANYLKPRESGEKTGEPPDAVADVVKTLGQVAEYWLKDPARTLQAQTQVAGRYFDLWSQSLKAMSGEPAEPVAKPDPRDARFKDRQWNDNPFFDFLKQFYLVTTDLAETFVTQAELDEHLKHKASFYMKQIANALSPSNFVPTNPELLRETIGSSGENLVRGMQMLGEDIERGGGDLRIRQSDDTSFALGRNLAMTPGKVVHENDLIQLIQYTPTTETVGRIPLVIVPPWINKFYILDLVADKSFIKWAVDQGLTVFVISWVNPDERHAHKSFDDYMLEGPLSAFRVASEITGQKKLHTIGYCVGGTLLAVTLAYMAAKGIDQVETATFFTTQVDFTYAGDLKVFVDEEQIQSLEKRMAQHGYLEGKEMATAFNMLRSNDLIWSYVVNNYMKGKAPMPFDLLYWNADSPRMPAANHSFYLRHCYLQNDLSNGRMEVAGEKLDLKKVKVPVYNLATREDHIAPARSVFLGSSAFGGQVDYVMAGSGHIAGVVNPPAKHKYQHWTGGPPTGSFENWLASATEHPGSWWPHWREWIRARDGKEVAARPVGSPTYPPIEDAPGRYVKVKV; this is encoded by the coding sequence ATGGATGTCGAGCGGCTCTCGACCAATGTCGCCCGCTTCGTCGAGCTCGGCGGCAAGGCGCTCGCCAATTACCTGAAGCCGCGCGAATCCGGCGAGAAGACCGGCGAGCCACCTGATGCGGTCGCCGATGTCGTTAAGACCCTCGGCCAGGTTGCCGAATATTGGCTGAAGGACCCGGCGCGCACGCTGCAGGCCCAGACCCAGGTCGCAGGTCGCTATTTCGACCTGTGGAGCCAATCACTCAAGGCAATGTCGGGCGAGCCCGCCGAACCGGTCGCCAAGCCAGACCCGCGCGATGCCCGCTTCAAGGACCGGCAGTGGAACGACAATCCGTTCTTCGACTTCCTGAAGCAGTTCTATCTCGTCACGACGGATCTCGCCGAGACATTCGTCACCCAGGCCGAGCTCGACGAGCACCTGAAGCACAAGGCGAGCTTCTACATGAAGCAGATCGCCAACGCGCTTTCGCCGTCGAATTTCGTTCCCACCAACCCGGAACTGCTGCGCGAAACGATCGGCTCGAGCGGCGAGAACCTTGTCCGCGGCATGCAGATGCTGGGCGAGGATATCGAGCGCGGCGGCGGCGACCTCAGAATCCGCCAGTCCGATGACACGTCCTTCGCGCTTGGCCGCAACCTCGCCATGACGCCGGGCAAGGTGGTCCACGAAAACGACCTGATTCAGCTGATCCAGTACACGCCGACCACCGAGACCGTCGGGCGGATCCCGCTGGTCATCGTGCCGCCGTGGATCAACAAGTTCTACATTCTCGACCTTGTCGCCGACAAAAGCTTCATCAAATGGGCCGTCGACCAGGGGCTGACGGTTTTTGTCATCTCCTGGGTCAATCCCGACGAACGCCACGCGCACAAGAGCTTCGACGACTACATGCTCGAAGGCCCGCTCTCGGCCTTCCGCGTGGCCTCCGAGATCACCGGCCAGAAGAAGCTGCACACGATCGGCTATTGCGTCGGCGGCACGCTGCTCGCGGTAACCCTCGCCTATATGGCAGCCAAGGGCATCGATCAGGTCGAGACGGCGACCTTCTTCACCACGCAGGTCGATTTCACCTATGCCGGCGACCTCAAAGTGTTCGTCGACGAAGAGCAGATCCAGAGCCTCGAGAAACGCATGGCCCAGCACGGCTATCTCGAGGGCAAGGAGATGGCGACAGCCTTCAACATGCTGCGCTCGAACGACCTGATCTGGTCCTATGTCGTGAACAATTACATGAAGGGCAAGGCGCCGATGCCTTTCGACCTGCTCTACTGGAACGCGGATTCGCCGCGCATGCCGGCGGCCAATCACTCGTTCTACCTGCGCCACTGCTATCTGCAGAACGATCTGTCGAATGGCCGCATGGAGGTGGCGGGCGAGAAGCTGGATCTGAAGAAGGTCAAGGTTCCCGTCTACAACCTCGCCACCCGCGAGGATCATATTGCACCCGCACGCTCCGTCTTCCTGGGCTCCAGCGCCTTTGGCGGCCAGGTCGACTATGTCATGGCGGGTTCGGGCCATATCGCCGGCGTGGTCAATCCGCCCGCCAAGCACAAATATCAGCACTGGACGGGCGGGCCGCCGACCGGCTCGTTCGAGAACTGGCTCGCCAGCGCCACTGAACATCCTGGATCCTGGTGGCCACATTGGCGCGAATGGATCCGGGCGCGCGACGGCAAGGAGGTCGCGGCCCGTCCGGTCGGATCGCCGACCTATCCGCCGATCGAGGATGCGCCAGGGCGCTATGTGAAGGTCAAGGTCTGA
- a CDS encoding acyl-CoA thioesterase, whose protein sequence is MRIPVDERRPLAAYPYVTVHPIRYGDLDPNNHVNNAVIATYMEIGRTEFFAREGLRLTTQGRGISLVHIEIEYHREILYPGFVEIAIGILKVGSASATFDQAVFVDGKRHVSASATTAQVDTVAKRATPWNDEQRARLEALIIR, encoded by the coding sequence GTGCGCATTCCCGTCGATGAGCGCCGTCCGCTCGCCGCCTATCCCTATGTCACGGTCCATCCGATCCGCTATGGCGATCTCGACCCGAACAACCACGTGAACAACGCGGTCATCGCCACCTATATGGAGATCGGCCGCACCGAGTTCTTCGCCCGTGAGGGATTGCGGCTGACGACGCAGGGGCGCGGCATCTCGCTGGTCCATATCGAGATCGAGTACCACCGCGAGATCCTCTATCCGGGCTTCGTCGAGATCGCGATCGGCATCCTGAAGGTCGGCAGCGCCTCGGCAACCTTCGATCAGGCCGTGTTCGTGGACGGGAAGCGCCACGTCTCGGCCTCCGCGACCACGGCGCAGGTCGATACCGTCGCCAAGCGCGCAACACCCTGGAACGACGAGCAGCGCGCCAGGCTCGAGGCGCTGATCATCCGCTGA
- a CDS encoding DEAD/DEAH box helicase: MSFSELGLSAKVQAAVASAGYTNPTPIQEQAIPQVLARRDVLGIAQTGTGKTAAFTLPMLTMLEQGRARARMPRTLILEPTRELAAQVEENFVKYGVNHKLTVALLIGGVSFGDQDAKLTRGVDVLIATPGRLLDHFERGRLLLTGVELLVIDEADRMLDMGFIPDIERICKMVPFTRQTLFFTATMPPEIQRITEQFLHNPVKVEVSRPASTATTITQKLVRAGRKDFEKREMLRELIRGAENLQNAIIFCNRKSEVATVYKSLQKHDFPVVALHGDMDQRARMAALASFRDGTMKLLVASDVAARGLDIPEVSHVINYDTPHHAEDYVHRIGRTGRAGRLGTAITLVTSEDLKLLGAIEKLIGQPIPWESEPVSDEDVEEGRRERRSAGPSASGRGARGARPGRSEGRSGGESRSREPRAPRAAEERATERPIEARAPRADRPAEPRQPRADRPAPAPRPAPAARAAAPAPRSRPREDANEEADLSHLPQFLLRPIVYRSK; this comes from the coding sequence ATGTCGTTTTCCGAACTGGGCCTCAGCGCCAAGGTTCAAGCGGCCGTCGCCAGCGCCGGCTACACCAATCCTACTCCGATCCAGGAACAGGCCATTCCGCAGGTGCTCGCCAGGCGCGACGTCCTCGGCATCGCCCAGACCGGCACCGGTAAGACGGCGGCTTTTACGCTGCCCATGCTGACTATGCTGGAGCAGGGCCGCGCCCGTGCCCGCATGCCGCGCACCCTCATCCTGGAGCCGACGCGCGAGCTTGCCGCCCAGGTTGAAGAGAACTTCGTCAAATATGGCGTCAACCACAAGCTGACCGTGGCCTTGCTCATCGGCGGCGTGTCGTTCGGCGACCAGGACGCCAAGCTCACCCGCGGCGTCGATGTGCTGATTGCCACCCCCGGCCGGCTGCTCGACCATTTCGAGCGCGGCCGTTTGCTGCTCACCGGCGTTGAACTGCTCGTCATCGACGAAGCCGATCGCATGCTGGACATGGGTTTCATCCCGGACATCGAGCGCATCTGCAAGATGGTGCCCTTCACCCGGCAGACGCTGTTCTTCACGGCCACCATGCCGCCGGAAATTCAGCGCATCACCGAGCAGTTCCTGCACAACCCGGTCAAGGTCGAGGTCTCCCGCCCCGCCTCCACCGCCACCACCATCACCCAGAAGCTGGTGCGTGCCGGCCGCAAGGATTTCGAGAAGCGCGAGATGCTGCGCGAGCTCATCCGTGGCGCCGAGAACCTGCAGAACGCCATTATCTTCTGCAACCGCAAGAGCGAAGTGGCGACTGTCTACAAGTCCCTGCAGAAGCATGACTTTCCGGTCGTGGCCCTGCATGGCGACATGGACCAGCGCGCACGCATGGCAGCCCTCGCCTCGTTCCGCGATGGCACGATGAAACTGCTGGTTGCATCGGACGTCGCCGCACGCGGCCTCGATATTCCCGAGGTCAGCCACGTCATCAACTACGACACCCCTCACCATGCCGAGGACTACGTTCACCGCATTGGCCGCACAGGCCGCGCAGGGCGTCTCGGCACTGCGATCACGCTCGTTACCTCCGAGGACCTGAAGCTTCTGGGAGCCATCGAGAAGCTGATCGGTCAGCCGATCCCTTGGGAAAGCGAGCCGGTCTCCGACGAGGATGTCGAAGAAGGCCGCCGCGAGCGGCGCAGCGCCGGGCCGTCTGCTAGCGGTCGCGGTGCACGGGGCGCCCGCCCCGGCCGATCAGAAGGCCGCTCTGGCGGCGAAAGCCGGTCTCGCGAACCCCGCGCTCCGCGCGCGGCTGAGGAGCGCGCCACCGAGCGTCCCATCGAGGCGCGCGCGCCGCGAGCCGATCGTCCGGCGGAGCCCCGCCAGCCACGTGCCGATCGACCGGCGCCAGCACCCCGGCCTGCTCCGGCCGCACGCGCTGCAGCACCCGCCCCGCGGTCCCGGCCGCGCGAAGACGCCAATGAAGAGGCGGACCTGTCGC
- a CDS encoding TspO/MBR family protein: MDQTLTKPPMPRRAFVYSGFILVCFAVAALGSLATSAGLASWYPTLTKPSFNPPNWLFGPVWTVLYVMIAVAGARLVLSSAGDKGPVLAAYGTQLALNCAWSWVFFYAQRPGLAVIVIAALWLSIVATIVLAWPKDRVASWLMMPYLAWVSFASLLNIAIWRLNS, from the coding sequence ATGGACCAGACTTTGACCAAACCGCCGATGCCGAGGCGCGCGTTCGTCTATTCCGGCTTCATCCTGGTCTGTTTCGCCGTCGCAGCTTTGGGGTCACTGGCGACGTCTGCTGGATTGGCGTCGTGGTATCCGACACTCACCAAGCCGTCGTTCAATCCGCCGAACTGGCTGTTCGGCCCGGTCTGGACCGTGCTTTACGTGATGATTGCCGTTGCCGGCGCGCGGCTCGTCCTGAGTTCGGCGGGTGACAAGGGTCCGGTCCTTGCGGCCTATGGCACCCAGCTTGCGCTCAATTGTGCCTGGTCCTGGGTTTTCTTCTACGCGCAGAGGCCGGGTCTGGCGGTCATAGTGATCGCGGCGCTCTGGCTTTCGATCGTTGCCACCATCGTGCTGGCATGGCCAAAGGATCGCGTGGCGTCGTGGCTGATGATGCCTTATCTAGCGTGGGTGAGCTTCGCCAGCTTGCTCAATATCGCGATCTGGCGGCTCAACAGCTGA
- a CDS encoding alpha/beta fold hydrolase, producing MGRQHIVFVPGLNCTAELFRPQIDALGADHDIHIADHGSDDSIAGIAKSLLAAAPPRFALAGLSMGGYVALEVMRQAPRRVTRLALLDTRASPDNPQDAEIRHMLIKLAEIGKFDDVHPMLWPRLVNPSRFGDKALEVVVRTMAEDTGPKRFIRQQRAVLGRNDLRGDLGAIGCPTLVLVGGQDAVTPPFMSEDMASVIPGSTLTIVPDCGHLATLECPEAVNDALTEWLQR from the coding sequence ATGGGGCGACAGCACATCGTCTTCGTGCCGGGCTTGAACTGCACGGCCGAGCTTTTCCGGCCGCAGATCGATGCGCTTGGCGCGGACCATGACATTCATATCGCCGATCATGGCAGCGACGATTCGATTGCCGGGATTGCGAAGAGCCTGCTTGCCGCCGCTCCGCCGCGCTTTGCCCTCGCCGGCTTGTCGATGGGCGGCTATGTAGCGCTTGAGGTGATGCGTCAGGCGCCGCGCCGCGTCACGCGCCTTGCCTTGCTCGATACACGCGCCAGCCCGGACAATCCGCAGGACGCGGAAATTCGCCACATGCTGATCAAGCTGGCCGAGATCGGCAAGTTCGACGACGTACACCCGATGTTGTGGCCCCGTCTCGTCAACCCGAGCCGGTTCGGCGACAAGGCGCTGGAAGTGGTGGTGCGCACCATGGCGGAAGACACCGGACCCAAGCGCTTCATACGCCAGCAACGCGCCGTGCTCGGCCGGAACGACCTTCGCGGTGACCTCGGCGCGATTGGCTGTCCGACCCTTGTCCTTGTCGGCGGCCAGGACGCCGTCACGCCGCCCTTCATGTCCGAGGACATGGCGTCGGTGATCCCTGGGTCGACACTGACAATTGTCCCGGATTGCGGACACCTGGCGACGCTGGAATGTCCCGAAGCTGTGAACGACGCTCTGACGGAATGGCTTCAGCGCTAG
- the argC gene encoding N-acetyl-gamma-glutamyl-phosphate reductase, with product MATKAKIAILGASGYTGADAVRLAARHPHLEIAALTANTHAGKAMSDVFPHFFMLDLPKLIEWEKVDWTGIDAVFCGLPHGTTQEIIAAVLATNPKIKILDMSADFRLRDAATYAQWYGHEHRALGLQQEAVYGLTELYRDDITKARLVACPGCYPTATLLALVPIAKAGLIHADDIIVDAKSGVTGAGRGLKQNTLFSEAGEGLSPYSIGTHRHAPEIEQEIGVAVGSNVTINFTPHLIPMARGELCTSYVKLNGATPDDLRQALSDAYKDEPFVHVAPKGVVPQTQNVRGSNYVQIGVFADRIPGRAIVISTLDNLVKGSAGQAIQNMNLVLGYPETTGLEQIALFP from the coding sequence ATGGCGACCAAGGCCAAGATCGCAATCCTCGGAGCCTCCGGTTACACGGGTGCCGACGCCGTGCGCCTGGCGGCGCGGCATCCCCATCTCGAGATCGCAGCGCTGACCGCCAATACCCATGCCGGCAAGGCAATGTCGGACGTCTTTCCGCACTTCTTCATGCTCGACCTGCCGAAGCTGATCGAGTGGGAGAAGGTCGACTGGACCGGTATCGACGCCGTGTTTTGCGGTCTGCCGCACGGCACGACCCAGGAGATCATCGCGGCGGTGCTGGCCACCAATCCGAAGATCAAGATCCTCGACATGTCGGCGGACTTCCGCCTGCGGGACGCGGCGACCTATGCCCAATGGTATGGCCACGAGCATCGCGCGCTGGGTCTGCAGCAGGAGGCGGTCTATGGCCTCACCGAACTCTACCGGGATGACATCACCAAGGCGCGCCTCGTCGCATGCCCGGGCTGCTATCCGACGGCGACCCTGCTGGCGCTTGTGCCGATTGCCAAGGCCGGCCTGATTCATGCCGACGATATTATCGTCGATGCCAAGTCCGGCGTCACCGGCGCCGGTCGGGGCCTGAAGCAGAACACGCTGTTTTCGGAAGCGGGCGAGGGGCTTTCGCCCTATTCGATCGGCACGCATAGGCACGCCCCCGAGATCGAGCAGGAGATCGGTGTTGCAGTGGGCTCGAACGTGACGATCAACTTCACGCCGCACCTCATTCCGATGGCGCGCGGCGAATTGTGCACGTCCTATGTGAAGCTGAATGGCGCGACCCCCGATGATCTGCGCCAGGCCCTGAGCGACGCCTACAAGGATGAGCCGTTCGTCCATGTGGCGCCCAAGGGTGTGGTTCCGCAGACGCAGAACGTGCGCGGCTCCAACTATGTGCAGATCGGCGTCTTCGCGGATCGGATCCCGGGCCGGGCCATCGTGATCTCGACCCTCGACAATCTGGTGAAGGGCTCGGCGGGGCAGGCGATCCAGAACATGAACCTCGTGCTCGGCTATCCGGAGACGACGGGTCTGGAGCAGATCGCGCTGTTCCCGTGA
- a CDS encoding M15 family metallopeptidase produces the protein MPLVDPRSLKNLQGVHPDLVNVAHRGFELTAVPFIITEGVRTIERQRQLVAAGASQTMRSRHIPGPSGFSHAFDVAAKVGGVIRWDWPLYERIAVAMKAAARDIGVPIEWGGDWRSFKDGPHYQLPWDKYPG, from the coding sequence ATGCCGCTTGTCGATCCGCGCTCCCTGAAGAACCTTCAAGGTGTCCACCCCGATCTTGTAAATGTCGCCCACCGTGGCTTCGAGTTGACGGCAGTGCCCTTCATCATCACGGAGGGTGTGCGCACCATCGAGCGACAGCGTCAGCTGGTCGCGGCTGGCGCCTCGCAGACCATGCGGTCGCGCCATATTCCGGGGCCATCCGGATTCAGCCACGCCTTCGATGTCGCTGCCAAGGTCGGTGGCGTCATTCGCTGGGACTGGCCGCTCTATGAGCGGATTGCGGTCGCGATGAAGGCGGCCGCCCGAGATATCGGAGTGCCCATCGAATGGGGCGGCGACTGGCGCTCGTTCAAGGACGGGCCGCACTATCAACTGCCGTGGGACAAATATCCCGGCTGA